The genomic window GCATGCCGTGATTGAAGAGGCGAAGGCCGCTGGCGTTTACATCTTCGGCGGTGGCATCGACGAAGATGTTCCGCCAGTGCTTGTTTCGGCCGATGGCTCGGTCGCCATGGGTGGTTACCCGTGGGCGCCCAAGCTCAATGGCGGGTTCACCGTGCTCGAGCTGCCCTCGCGCCAAGAGGCCGTCGCGTGGGCTGCACGCATCGCGAAGGCCTGCCGCTGTGACCAAGAGTTGCGCGTCTTTGGGTTCGACCCGCGGTCCTGAGGCCGCAGACCCAGATATAGGCCCAACCCTCAGCTCAACTCTGACCCTGCCTGCATTGCCTTCCGTTCCCTCTCAACTTCCCGCTATTTCAATTCCGCTCATCGCCTCGGTGCAGGCGGGGCCGCTTGGTTTCATTCGTTAGGCCGTGACCATATCGACTCACATCCATGAGGAGATTCCCGGAATGGACATCCCAAGGATCTTCAACATTGCCGAAAGTGCTCATCGCATTCATAACCCGTTGACACCAGGCAAGCTGGCCACCCTCGGCGTGGCGCTGCGCCTGGAATCGGGGGCTCGAGTCCTCGACCTCGGTAGCGGTTCGGGGGAGATGCTATGCACCTGGGCACACGATCACGGAGTCGTCGGCACCGGCATCGACATGAGCCGGTTGTTCACCGAGCAGGCGAAACGCCGTGCTGAAGAACTGGGCGTCGCCGATCAAGTCAAGTTCATCCACGGCGATGCCACCGGCTATGTCTCGGATGAAGGGGTCGATGTGGCCGCCTGTGTCGGCGCCACTTGGATTGCCGGGGGAGTCGCCGGCACCGTCGAGCTTCTGGCGCAGAGCCTGCGGACCGGAGGGATCATCCTCATCGGCGAGCCTTACTGGCGGCAGTTGCCGCCGACGAAAGAGGTTGCCAAGGGATGTCTTGCCAACTCAATCTCCGACTTTCTCCTGCTGCCTGAACTTCTCGCGTCTTTCGACCGCCTTGGCTGCGACATCGTTGAAATGGTTCTGGCTGACCAAGACGACTGGGACAGGTATGAGGCGGCCAAATGGCTCACCATGCGCCGATGGCTTGAAACCAATCCCGATGACGAGTCCGCGGAAGAGGTTCGAGCCAAACTGACCTCGGAACCCGGGCGCTACGCCGCTTACACGCGCGAATACCTGGGCTGGGGTGTATTCGCTCTGATGCCGCGATGAACCTAACCCATCGTTCAACCCGGCCGCTGCAGCCACTTCCCACCTTCACCCTCGTGCATTCCGATTTCTCCTTTTCCCCTATCATCCGGGAGGCGGCATCGCCGGTTGACTCCAGACATTAGGCGCTATGAACCCCCACGCCCATTCCCTAGGCAAACCGTTGCTATCCGTCGTGCTCATCACGGCGATAGGGCTCCTCATCCCTTTACTGGCCATGCAATTCACCCCCGGGGTTGCATGGACCGTTCTGGATTTTGGAACTGCCGCCGCCCTCTTGCTTGGGGCCGGCTCATCCATGGTTATTGTTTTCAAGCGTGTCTCCAGCCGCTTCTACCGCGGGCTCTTGATTGCCCTCATTGCTCTGGCACTGGCCATCGTTTGGATCGAATTGGCCGTTGGTCTTTTTCACTCGTTCACACCGAGCGCCTGACCCGCTCAAGTCGGACCCCGCCTGCACCGCCTTGGCTCAGCGCCTCGGTACAGGCCAAACCAGGTCGCTTCATTTGTTGGCAGACTGAGTCCCGTACGACGAACCAACATCAGTGTCTCAACCGGGAGGTGGCTTTCCTATGGCGGAACAGCAACCCTCATTCGACGCAGCGAAGTACAAGCACGCACAGCGGGAGCAATGGAACAAGGACGGTGCGGCGTGGCGGCACTGGAATCCCATCCTGGATCGTTGGTACGGGGTGGTCACCAGTCAAATGCTCGACCTCGCCCGGATTCAGCCAGGCCAGCGCATCCTGGACATCGCAACCGGGGCGGGGGAACCCGCGGTCAGTGCCGCGGAGCGGGTCGGCCCTGATGGCTATGTGCTGGCGACGGACATCGCGGAAGGGATCGCCGAGCTGGCGCTCCAGGTCGCCCGTGAACGAGGGCTCAGGCAGATGGAGACGCGCGCAATGGACGGCGAGAGCCTGGATCTCCCGGACGCGTCCTTTGATGCGGTGCTGTGCCGGCTGGGCCTGATGTATATGCCCCACCCGGTGACCGCGTTACGCGAGTGGCGCCGCGCGCTGAAGCCGGGTGGTCGGGTTGCCGTCGCGGTCTTTTCGACGCCGGACCGCAACAGCTGGGGGGCCCTGCCCGCTTCCACCATCCGTCGGCGAGCGCAGCTCCCGCCACCCGTTCCGGGACAACCGGGCCCCTTCAGTCTGGGCGCCCCGGGGGTGCTCGAAGGCGTCTTCCGCCAAGCCGGATTTACCGATCCCGAGGTTCGCGCCGTGCCGGTTCCCCATCGAATGGCCAGTTCGGCTGAGTATGTGCGGGTCGCCCGGGAAGCCTTCGGTGCGTTCAATGCCATGATGGCCCATCTGCCTCCCCAAGAGCGCGAGTCCGTGTGGAACGAAGTCGAAAGCTCCCTGCGCCCTTTTGAATCGCCGGGCGGGTTCGAGGCACCGGGGGAATGCCTTGTCGGTGCAGCCACGAAGTGATCGCCCCTGGCCCAACTCGAATTTCTCCTGATCGGCCACCGTCTCTCTCTCATCGCTTCCCTTCTTCGACCGCGCCCAATGCCATGGTGCAGGCGGGTCCGGTTATCTTTCCTCAGACCACTCACGAAAAAGGGGGCTGCGCGTGACAACGGAGAACTCGGGCCCCAAGCGGCACCACAGCCAAGCCGATACGACCAAGGCCGTCGATGAGTTCATGCGCAACCTGGATCACGCACACCCATCCGAGATCCAGGAGATTCGACTCGCGATTCTCAGTGCCGATCCGACCATTGCCGAGGGCATCAAGTGGAATGCACCCAGCTTCCGAACCACGGACTACTTCGCCACGACCAACCTGCGCGAGAAGACGGGGATCGGCATCATCCTTCACCTCGGCGCAAAGGTCCGGAAGTCGAGCTCGGACGGGTTAGCCATCCACGATGCCGACGGGTTGCTCAAGTGGCTTGCGAAGGACCGCGCGACCATCGTCTTCAGGGATAGGACGGATTTCAACCGCAAACGAAAGGCCTTCGTGAGCATCATCCAGCAATGGATTGCCTATGTATGATTCAAAGGCCCCATTCCACCGCGCCCTCCAGGACGGCCGAAGCCTCCCCTCACCTCGGACTCCGCCCACAGGATCTTCCTCCCGCCCCCGTCTTCCCGCGTGTTCGGCTTCGCTCAGCGCCTCGATGGAGGCGGATCCGGTTAGCTTCATTCGCCAGGCCGATTCCAAAGAAAGCCACACCCCCTCCGACGGAGTTCCAACATGAAGATCGGGATCATCCTCGAAACCAACGAACCCGAAAAGGCCTGGAATGGCGTCCGATTCGCCAATACCGCATTAAAGCAGGGCCATGAGGTCAAGCTGTTCCTGATGAGTGCCGGCGTTGAAGCCGAATCCATCACCCATGAAACTTACAATGTGCGCCATCAGCTCCATGACTTCGCTGAAAACAAGGGGGCCATCCTGGCCTGCGGCACTTGCATCAAGGGTCGAAACCAGGCCGAATCCGAGGTTTGCCCGATTTCCACGATGGTCGATTGCCTCGACATGGTCGTTTGGGCCGATAAGGTTGTCACATTTTAAGATGGAAACCTCATGGCCTCAGCCTCGGCCTGATCCTCCCCGCAACTTGAACCCCGCCCGCATGACCTGCCACTCTCTCTCAGCTCGCGGCCTCCCAGCCCCCTCTCATCACCTCGGTGAAGGCGGATCGGGGCTTTACCCGCTAGGCGGCCCCCACCCATGCGGCATCAGGATCGGCCCATGATTCCGAATATCATCGCCCCTACTCCCGGCTACACCCCCGGCCTAGGCCGGCTGGTCTGCATGCTCACCCATGTTCGGCACACCCTCCTTTCAGCAGTCGGGGGCCTTTCGCCTGCAGAATTCGACCACCTTCACGATCCGGAAAGCAACTCGATCGGGGCCCTCCTGGCTCATGCCGCAGCGGTCGAACATTGGTTTCAGATCCTCACATTCGAGGGGTACGAACCTTCGGATGACGACATCGCCGACCGGCTGCCCGCTCTGGATCTCGGCGAGAGGGGTCGGCGGGAGATCCGGGGCCGGGAGCTTCTGTTCTATTTGGATGAATTATCTCGGACGCGACAAACGACACTCGCCTCGCTGGCCAAGCAAGACGATCAGTGGCTCGAAAGCAAATTGGCGGCTAAACCAGACTGGAACGCCCACTGGGCCTGGTTTCATGTGATCGAGGATGAGATCGGTCACTGCGCTCAAATCCGTTGGTTGCGCGCGCGCCTGCCTCAAAATCCTGGCGCCTCGGCCAGCTAACCCTCGGTGTCATGCAGGCTCCGCCCACATCACCTGCCACCCCGGTGGCCTTCTCCGAAGGGTTCGTCCAGAGGCTGCGGCAGTAGAATGCCCTCATGACCCCACACGAGCCCTCCCTTGATGACATCGTGGCCATTCTGGCGCGCACCCCCGCCAGCCTGTCGGCCATGCTTGAAGGCCTGCCTCAGGCCCTGGTGACCGCGACCGAAGGCGACAAGACCTGGTCTCCCTATGATGTGATCGGCCACCTCATCAACGGCGAGCGCGTCAATTGGCTCCCGCGTGCGCGGCACATCCTGGAGGGTGAGCCCCGTCCCTTCGATCCGTTTGATCGAACGGCCCAATTCACCCAGAGCCAGGGCAAGCCGCTATCAGAGCTGCTCAAGACATTTGAAGTGCTCAGGCGGGACAATCTGGCCGCTCTCGCGGGAATGAACCTTACGGAGGCAGACTTCAACCGCGTGGGACAGCATCCAGAACTCGGTGAAGTCACTTTGGGTCAACTGCTCGCCACCTGGGCCGTGCACGATCTCGACCATCTCGGTCAAATCGCTCGAACACTGGCAAAGGTTCACGCCCATGCGGTCGGTCCCTGGGAGCAGTATCTCTCGATCTTGAAGGATCGCCGGCACGAGTCTGTTTCCAATCAGGCTGGGGCGAACAAGGCCTGATCCCTCGCGACAGCAGATCCAGGCGCCAGGTCCCGATCCGCTGAGGCCCCTTCGTTAGGCAGCAGCATGTTGCTTCGAAAAACCGAGACCGCCCGGCGGAACCATGACACGGCAGGGGAACCCTTTCTCTCGGAGCAAGACGCTTTAGCCGCAGTCACTCTGGCTGGCGCTCCGGCAGATGGGGCCTTACCGATTCCCAATGGCCCCGAACCCAGATTTGCCATAATTGGTTCCGATCAAGCATGAAAGCAGGTGTGTGAGATGAAGTCATTCTTATCCCTTTTCTTTAGCGGCATCATGCTCGCTGCCCAGCTCGCCTGCGGGGGCGGTGGTTCAGGCACCCAACCATCAGGTGTCCAGCCGGCTCCAGTTCCCAGCCTGATTCTTGCTGGTCAGATGCTTTCGCCAAGGCATTCCCATACTGCAACCACCCTCTTGGATGGCCGAATATTGCTGGCAGGTGGGAATTCGACCACTTCAGTTTCTTCTTTTGACTACTTGGGATCTGCCGAGACCTTCAATCCCTCCACCAATCAGTCAATGGCTCTGCCAACCATGTATCTCGCAAGGTCTACCCATACCGCCACTCGAATTGCCAACGGCCGAGTCTATATTTTCGGGGGTACCGTCGACAGCCGCCTCACACATGTCGAGTACTTTGACCCGGCGCTCAATGATTTTGTTCTGGCTGGCCACACCTTCACAGTCCGCTGGGAGCACACGGCGACACTCCTGCGAGATGGCAAAATTTTCTTGGCAGGAGGGTCAGGGGACCAGAACGATACCTGTGAGGTCTTTGACCCATCCACCAATACAACAGAAACGGTCGGGTGGCTCCATACACAAGTCAGAAGTACGGTCACGAATAGATCTCTGATGACATCCCATCTCCTCTCGGACGGAAGCGTCCTTCTGCTTGGTGGATTTGGAAGCCGCGAAGATACGCCCTATCTTGCTCCTGTGGACATCGTCGAGGTATATGACCCTCTGATGAAGAGGACCACGGTGGCTACGCCTCTCATGACGCCTCGGTACTCTCACGCAAGCACCCTTCTGCCAGATGGAAGAATCCTTGTCATGGGAGGTGTTGGTTTCGATGGGGTATCGCGAAGCTCACTCAACACCACAGAACTCTATGATCCCCGCAATGGAACCGTCAGCCCCGGTCCACTCTTGAGTGTGGCTCGTCACAATTTCCGCGCGACGCCCCTGCCGGATGGTCGAGTTTACATCTCTGGAGGTGAGTCTTCTCAAATCAACCTCCAAACCGGTTCGCTCCGCGCGAAGAATGTGACGGTCGATGAAATCTTTGACCCGGCCACCAATCGTTTTTCGTTGGTGCAAGGGGCCGTTCCGCCACGATTTTTCCACGCAACCGTCCTATCCAATGACGGGATCTTCTATTCCATCGGTGGGCTTGGAGAGGGGACCGCTCGCAACGAGATCCTCAAGTTCGATATCAAGTAGTAAGTGTGGTTTCTATGGGTTGGCATGATCACCCCTAACCCTGCGCTCAACTCGAACCCAACCGGCTTTGCCTTCCGCTCTCTCACTGTTTCCCGCTTCCTCGGCCCCGCTTTCATCTCGGCGCAGGCCCGGTCAACTGAGCTTCCTTCGTTAGGCCGTCCATGCTTCCCGACCATTTCGCGATTATCGGCGCCATCATCGGCTCACTCGGCGGCTTCTATTACCTATACGAGACCCTCCTCGGCAAAGCCCAACCCAACCGCATCACCTGGCTGCTTTGGGGAATCTTCCCGATGGTCATCTTCGTTGCGCAAAGGGCGCAGGGCGTCGCGGGTGTGTCCTGGGTGTCATTTGCCGCCGGATTGACGCCGCTGCTCATCGTCATCGCCTCTTTCTTCAACCCGAAAGCCTATTGGAAAAGCAAGCCCCGCGACTACTACCTGATGGCCGCGGCGATCCTCGGCATCCTCCTCTGGGTCATGACCGACCAGCCGAACCTGGCCCTGCTGTTCTCATTGATGGCGGATATGCTGGCGGGCGTACCGACCCTCATCAAGTCGTATCGACATCCTCATTCCGAGAGCTGGGTGGCCTATGCGGTCAGCGCATTCGGTTTTGGAATCAGCCTCCTGTCGATTCAAATCCATAACATTGAGAACACGACTTTCGTAGTCTATGTCTTCCTTCTCAACGGCGTTCTTGCGCTGCTGGCCTCACGAAGCCCCAAGCCTAAACAGGCGATCAGCTCCCTTCTTTAAACCCTGCGCCAGTTCCTCGCTCAACTCGAATGCCGCCTGCCTGTCCTTCCGTCCTCTCCCTTCTTTCTTTCTCAGCTCCGTTCAGCGCCTCGATGCCAGCGGAGTCAACTTCATTCGTTGGGGCGTTTCATGGAATCCCAGCACAAAGTTTTCGAATCACCCGTTTGGGCTGCGCGCCTACTGAGCGCCCTTGCATTGCTTGCCTTTGTCTTGCTGATCGCCATGGTCCTCCCCGCTTGGCGCCAGAGCTTGGGCTCGCTTGTTGGCTTTTCTTTTGGCCTGTTCTGGGGGCTCTTTGGATTATTTTCTTTCGTTTTTGACTGGGCGCTTCCCCTTCGGGGCGGTGGATTCGCATCGCCGCATCAACATCGATGGCTTTGGCTTCTCTTCTGTCTAGGTACAGTCCTCATTGGCTGTTGCTGTCTCGCCTTTTCATATCGTCACTTGGGAATGGGGCTCCAACACGGAGGTTAGGCCGCATCCAGGACCTGCAAACCAGAGGTTGCGGGGTTTGCGTCAAGAGCCGCCATTGACATGAATCCGGGGTCGGCCCCCTTTCGACCCTGAATGATGGCCTCCTCATGGTCGAAAGGGCTGCTAAGGTCATCCCACTTTGATGGCCCTTCGCGAACCTGCCCCCCGCCTCCCTCGGAGGCCACCTCGTCCACCCCTTGTGCCGCCCCAGGCGCGGCCGGTCAGCTTCCTTCCTTAGGCCCCCGTATGACCGTGAACCCCAACCCTCCCAGCGCGGCCGAGCTTGAGGGCGTGCTGGGCCCCGCTCTGGTGGCTTGGAACAAGATCATCGGCCATGCCCAGGCAACCCATGCGCCCCTTGCCGAGACCTGGAAGCCTTCGAAAGTGGGGTTCGGCCGCATGTGCCTGCTCCAGCAGAAGAAGCGAACCCTGCTCTACCTCACGCCCGACCAGGGCCGGATCTGGGTGGCGGTCGTTCTGGGTGAACGCGCCTTCCAGCTCGCCCTCGCCAGTTCGCTTCCAGACGGGATCAAGAAGCTGCTTCTCGAGGCCAGACCCTATGCAGAAGGTCGCGGGATCCGTTTCGCGATCCATTCTCCGGATGAGCTTGCATCGATCGTTACACTGCTTGAAATCAAAACCACCCGCTCGTAAACCGACCGGACCTTCCGCTCAGTACCAGCCCCAGTCCCCAGACCGCCGCTGACACACACCTCTCACCCCCCCATCGGAGGTTCCATGAAACGAGTCACTGGCATCGGCGGCGTCTTCTTCAAGGCCAAAGACGCTCCAGCCCTGCGGGCCTGGTACAAGCGGCACTTGGGGATCGATGTCCAGGCCTGGGGCGGGGCTGCCTTCGATTGGACCGACGCCGGGGGCCAGCCGGTGGCGGGCACCACGGCCTGGTTGATCGATCCGCAAGAAAGCGACCACTTTGCCCCGAGCACCGCTCCCTTCATGGTCAACTACCGGGTGGAAGACCTTCATGGTCTGATCAAGGCCCTGAAGGAAGAGGGCTGCCATGTGCTCGAGCCGATGGACGAATCCGAGTACGGGAAGTTCGCCTGGGTCATGGATCCCGAGGGCAACAAGGTCGAGCTCTGGGAGCCGCCCGCCGGCCAATGACCCGGGCAGCCAAGCCTCCGCGGCTCGTCACGCGGAACCGTTGATCGCCATGGGTTCCCTCAGGTCAGGCCCAAAATGTTACTTACAGCAAATCCTGGCCTGTTGATACCCTAAGACGGGCGGGCCGCCTGTATTCACAGTCATGTTTACCCTTGTCAAAACAGGGGGAGGTAACGATATGTTCGAAATTAACGATCCCATTTTTTTCAGCGGAACAGGAGTTTGCCGTATAACAGGCATTCAAGCGGTCAAATTTGGAACCATGGAAGAGCAAGAATGCTATGTGTTCAAGCCTGTGGCCGATCCATCCTCCTGTTTATATATTCCCGTCATGAACGATGAAGTGCAGGGCGATATTCGCCCCGTCTTGACCCAAGAGGCCGTTTCCCTTTTGATTCACATGATGCCTCAGGAAGAAAGTATCTGGATCAGCAATGACCGTGATCGCTGCAAGGATTATCTTGCCAAGATACAATCCTGTGATAGCCGTCAATTAATTAAAATAATTAAAACGCTATACATCGAGAAAAATATAAATAGTAAATCCAAGCGATTAAACACATCTGATGCCAAGATCATGAGCATTGCCGAGAAGTTGCTCTATGAAGAATTTGCCTTTGTTCTGGGTATTGATCCAAAAGAAGTGGTTTCCTATATCCGGGACAGAATCCCCCAGAGTGCCCAACAGGCGAGTTGACTCAACCAGCAGGCGCTCTTGCTGCCCCAAAAAACCGGTTCATTGCTGTTGCACGCTGAGCTTTCTTCCATTCCAGAGGCGCCTCCATGGCTGTCCGCTCCCTTCTCTTCACCTTCCTGCTCGGAGTTCCCCTCGCGGCACAGGTGACTGGAACCTGGAAACTGACCTCTCAGCCTGATCTACCGGCCCTCATCGAGCAGGCCACGGCGACCATGAGGCCCGCCGCACGCGCCCGCGCGCGCGACCAGTTGAAGAAAAACAATCCGGTGTGCCGACGGATCACCATTGCCCACGCGGCCGGATACATCACGATTGGATGCGATGATCACCGGCCTCAGCGCATGCCTGACAGCGCCCTGGCCTTGCCCTGGACCGGTGCGGATGGCCAGAAGTATCTGATCTCCGCCCGCATGGAAGGGGCTGACCTGATTCAGACTCTCATGGGCGAGGATGGGATGAGGAAGAGGGTCTTTCGCGTCGATCACGGGGTACTGACCTTGCGGGTGACGGTCAAGGCGGCCGCGCTTCCGAAACCCTTCACCTATGCGCTCACCTATCGCCTCTGACACCCTGCCGCAGGAGCGCCCATGCGAATCGCACCCCTGGGTACCCTGGCCCTGCTGGGAGCGGGTTGCACGCCGCTCGTCACCGGATACCACCAGGAAAAGGACCTTCACATCACGGGGGAGTGCGCCAAGGAGGGCGGGTCCACCTATGTGAAGGTTCTGATTTCCTCCACCGCCGGAGACCCGCCCTGGATGGTCACCTTCATGGGCGGTCAGCCGGAAGATCTGATCATGGAGGCCACTCCAGGTTTCACCCGCCTTCGATGGAAGCTGGGCAAGGACCACCTCCAGGCCGTGAGCATCCAGCCCTATGAGCTGCAGATCACTTCCGGCGATCGGATGTTCAGGGCCCGCATCACTTTCCGGACCACCTCGGAACAGATCCTCTCGGCCGTGGTCGGATCGCTGATCCGGATCCACTGAATTCGGCTGACCTCACCTTCCGCCGCCACCTCTAGCCACCGCCTGGGGACACCATGACCAAAGCCGCCGCCGCCCTGCTCTGCCTCCTCGGATGGCCCGCGTGGGCCCAGGTCCAGGCTCCGAAACCCGATGCCTGGGCGCCGATGCGGTTCATGGTCGGGGACTGGCAGGGCACCGCCTCGGGCGAGCCCGGGACGGGGACGGTCGTCCGCCATTACGAATTCATCCTGGGCGGCCAGTTCGTGCATGAGCGCAACACCTCCACCTTCCCGCCCCAGGACAAGAACAAGGCGGGCGAGGTCCATGAGCACTGGAGCCTCTTCAGCCACGACAAAAAGCGGAAGACCATCCTCTTCCGGCAGTTCCACCAGGAGAGCTTCGTCGTCACCTACGCGCTCAACCCGGCCCTGAGCACCCCTTCCAGGCTTGTCTTCGACAGCGAGCAGGTCGAGAACATCCCCAGCTCCTGGAAAGCCCGCGAGACCTACGACCTGATCTCGGCCGACGAGTTCACCGAGACCTTCGAGCTGTCGCAGGCCGGCAAGCCCTTTGCGGTCTACAGCCGCAACCATTTCAAGCGCCGCCAACCCTGATCGCCCATGGCCCGACGAGCCCTTTCCCTCTCGAAGGTCTACGGCTTGCTCGAGCCCGGGCCCGTGGTGCTGCTCACGACCGCGCACGACGGGCACCGCGACATCATGGCCCTGTCCTGGCACACCATGATGGAGTTCGAGCCGCCGCTGGTCGGCTGCGTCGTCAGCCATCGCAACCACTCCTTCGACCTGCTGAAGGCGACCCGGGAATGCGTCCTCAACCTTCCCTCCGTAGACCTGGCAGAGCAGGTGGTGGGCTGCGGCAACACCTCCGGTCGGCGGGTGGACAAGTTCGCCCGGTTCGGCCTCACAGCCAAGCCCGCTTCGCGCGTCGGCGCGCCCCTCATCGTCGAATGCTTCGCCAACCTCGAGTGCCGAGTGGTCGATACCCGGCTGGTGTCCAAGTATTGTTTTTTCATCCTGGAAGTCGTTGCGGCTTGGAGGGATGCCACCCTGCCCTCGCACACCATCCACCACCTCGGGCGGGGCGAGTTCGAGGTCTCGGGCGAGCACCTCAAGCTCAAGTCGAAGATGAAGTAGGGAGGGCCGCGGGGGTCCTGGTCCTTTCCATCCATCCACGCCCAGGGATCGCAGTAACCTGAGCGGACCTTCCGTCAGGCTGGGGCCACACGCGGGCACCGCTTGGCGCACCCTTCGATCACGCAAGGAGCAGGCATGATCCCGCAGCTCACCATCCGGGACCTTCGCCAGGCCGAGGCCGATGCCCTGGGCAGGCTCATGGTCGAGGTGTACTCGAACCTCGAGGGCTTCCCCACGCCGGACGAGCAGCCCCGCTACTACGAGCTGCTCGCCAACATCGGCAGCTTTGCCCAGAAAAAGGAGGCCAGGGTGCTCGTGGCGCTGGCCGGGGAGGAGCTGGTGGGCGGTGTCGT from Geothrix sp. includes these protein-coding regions:
- a CDS encoding methyltransferase domain-containing protein; this encodes MAEQQPSFDAAKYKHAQREQWNKDGAAWRHWNPILDRWYGVVTSQMLDLARIQPGQRILDIATGAGEPAVSAAERVGPDGYVLATDIAEGIAELALQVARERGLRQMETRAMDGESLDLPDASFDAVLCRLGLMYMPHPVTALREWRRALKPGGRVAVAVFSTPDRNSWGALPASTIRRRAQLPPPVPGQPGPFSLGAPGVLEGVFRQAGFTDPEVRAVPVPHRMASSAEYVRVAREAFGAFNAMMAHLPPQERESVWNEVESSLRPFESPGGFEAPGECLVGAATK
- a CDS encoding VOC family protein encodes the protein MKRVTGIGGVFFKAKDAPALRAWYKRHLGIDVQAWGGAAFDWTDAGGQPVAGTTAWLIDPQESDHFAPSTAPFMVNYRVEDLHGLIKALKEEGCHVLEPMDESEYGKFAWVMDPEGNKVELWEPPAGQ
- a CDS encoding DUF1801 domain-containing protein; the protein is MRNLDHAHPSEIQEIRLAILSADPTIAEGIKWNAPSFRTTDYFATTNLREKTGIGIILHLGAKVRKSSSDGLAIHDADGLLKWLAKDRATIVFRDRTDFNRKRKAFVSIIQQWIAYV
- a CDS encoding class I SAM-dependent methyltransferase; translation: MDIPRIFNIAESAHRIHNPLTPGKLATLGVALRLESGARVLDLGSGSGEMLCTWAHDHGVVGTGIDMSRLFTEQAKRRAEELGVADQVKFIHGDATGYVSDEGVDVAACVGATWIAGGVAGTVELLAQSLRTGGIILIGEPYWRQLPPTKEVAKGCLANSISDFLLLPELLASFDRLGCDIVEMVLADQDDWDRYEAAKWLTMRRWLETNPDDESAEEVRAKLTSEPGRYAAYTREYLGWGVFALMPR
- a CDS encoding DinB family protein produces the protein MTPHEPSLDDIVAILARTPASLSAMLEGLPQALVTATEGDKTWSPYDVIGHLINGERVNWLPRARHILEGEPRPFDPFDRTAQFTQSQGKPLSELLKTFEVLRRDNLAALAGMNLTEADFNRVGQHPELGEVTLGQLLATWAVHDLDHLGQIARTLAKVHAHAVGPWEQYLSILKDRRHESVSNQAGANKA
- a CDS encoding kelch repeat-containing protein, encoding MKSFLSLFFSGIMLAAQLACGGGGSGTQPSGVQPAPVPSLILAGQMLSPRHSHTATTLLDGRILLAGGNSTTSVSSFDYLGSAETFNPSTNQSMALPTMYLARSTHTATRIANGRVYIFGGTVDSRLTHVEYFDPALNDFVLAGHTFTVRWEHTATLLRDGKIFLAGGSGDQNDTCEVFDPSTNTTETVGWLHTQVRSTVTNRSLMTSHLLSDGSVLLLGGFGSREDTPYLAPVDIVEVYDPLMKRTTVATPLMTPRYSHASTLLPDGRILVMGGVGFDGVSRSSLNTTELYDPRNGTVSPGPLLSVARHNFRATPLPDGRVYISGGESSQINLQTGSLRAKNVTVDEIFDPATNRFSLVQGAVPPRFFHATVLSNDGIFYSIGGLGEGTARNEILKFDIK
- a CDS encoding DUF3788 family protein, whose product is MTVNPNPPSAAELEGVLGPALVAWNKIIGHAQATHAPLAETWKPSKVGFGRMCLLQQKKRTLLYLTPDQGRIWVAVVLGERAFQLALASSLPDGIKKLLLEARPYAEGRGIRFAIHSPDELASIVTLLEIKTTRS
- a CDS encoding DsrE family protein: MKIGIILETNEPEKAWNGVRFANTALKQGHEVKLFLMSAGVEAESITHETYNVRHQLHDFAENKGAILACGTCIKGRNQAESEVCPISTMVDCLDMVVWADKVVTF
- a CDS encoding DUF664 domain-containing protein; its protein translation is MIPNIIAPTPGYTPGLGRLVCMLTHVRHTLLSAVGGLSPAEFDHLHDPESNSIGALLAHAAAVEHWFQILTFEGYEPSDDDIADRLPALDLGERGRREIRGRELLFYLDELSRTRQTTLASLAKQDDQWLESKLAAKPDWNAHWAWFHVIEDEIGHCAQIRWLRARLPQNPGASAS
- a CDS encoding CarD family transcriptional regulator; the protein is MFEINDPIFFSGTGVCRITGIQAVKFGTMEEQECYVFKPVADPSSCLYIPVMNDEVQGDIRPVLTQEAVSLLIHMMPQEESIWISNDRDRCKDYLAKIQSCDSRQLIKIIKTLYIEKNINSKSKRLNTSDAKIMSIAEKLLYEEFAFVLGIDPKEVVSYIRDRIPQSAQQAS
- a CDS encoding flavin reductase family protein translates to MARRALSLSKVYGLLEPGPVVLLTTAHDGHRDIMALSWHTMMEFEPPLVGCVVSHRNHSFDLLKATRECVLNLPSVDLAEQVVGCGNTSGRRVDKFARFGLTAKPASRVGAPLIVECFANLECRVVDTRLVSKYCFFILEVVAAWRDATLPSHTIHHLGRGEFEVSGEHLKLKSKMK